Within Mongoliitalea daihaiensis, the genomic segment AAATGAAGGCGTGGAATACATTTTTGCTGTGCCAGGAGAAGAGAATCTGGATTTACTTCAGTCCATAAAAAACTCCTCCATCCGTTTGATTCTGACACGGCATGAGCAAGGAGCAGGATTTATGGCAGCTACCTATGGACGGCTTACGGGCAAGCCTGGGGTTTGTATGGCAACATTAGGTCCTGGCGCAACCAATTTGGTGACTCCGGCAGCCTTTGCCCAATTGGGAGGTATGCCTCTTTTACTAATTACCGGGCAAAAGCCAATCAAAAAAAGCAAACAAGCCCGTTTCCAAATCATCGATGTGGTGGACATGATGCGCCCCATTACTAAATTTACCAAATCCATCACACATGCACACAACATACCCTCCTTAGTACGGGAGTCTTTTAGAATCGCAGTTACCGAAAAACCAGGGGCCGTTCATCTAGAGTTACCAGAAGATGTGGCTAGAGAAACTTCCGATGAAGCCTTGTTTACCCCCGAGCGCATTGCATCCGCAGTTGCGTCCAAGAGTGCTTTGCAAAAGGCTGTTGAAATGATAGAGGCTGCTAAAGCTCCCTTGGTATTAATTGGTGCAGGAGCCAACCGGAAGCAAAATTGTGAGGCCCTGGCCAACTTTATCGACCATACAGGCTTTTACTTTTTTACGACACAGATGGGGAAAGGAGTCATTGATGAGCGTCATCCTCACTACTTAGGTACGGCGGCCCTTTCGAGTGATGACTTTCTCCATCAAGGCATAGAACAAGCCGACTTGATCATCAACATCGGTCATGACATCATCGAAAAACCACCGTTTTTTATGAAGGTTGGCGGTAAAAAAGTCATTCATATCAACTACCATCCTTCCGAGATTGACGCAGTTTATTTTCCTCAATTGAATGTGGTAGGAGATATTTTCGAGTCAGTTTCCATGCTATCGGAGCTTCTCCAGCCAAAGGAACGTTCGAGTAGCACCCATTTTAAAGAAGTCAAAGAAAACGTATCCAAACACCTGAGCAAATATTTAGCAGATACGCGCTTTCCTATGCTTCCTCAGCGATTGGTACATTTGCTCCGTCAAAACTTGAACGAGCAGGATGTAGTCTCCTTGGATAATGGGATCTACAAATTGTGGTTTGCCCGAAACTATCCAGCTTACCAGCATAACACCCTACTTTTAGACAATGCCTTAGCCACCATGGGGGCAGGACTTCCCTCTGCCATGGCCGTCAATCTTCTCTACCCAGAGCGAACATCCGTTGCGGTCGTCGGTGATGGTGGCTTTATGATGAACAGTCAAGAATTGGAAACTGCCGTTCGATTATCGCTCAATCTTATCGTTATCATTTTGAACGATGAGGCTTATGGCATGATCAAGTGGAAACAAGAAGATTTAGGCTTGGATGATTTTGGTTTGGATTACAAAAATCCCGATTTTGTGAAATATGCAGAAAGCTATGGAGCCAAAGGATACCGGGCCACGAGTGACAATCACTTTCAGGAAATTCTAAATTCTTGTCTACAAAGCAAAGGAGTTCAGGTCATTGACCTACCGGTGGATTATTCTTTGAATCATGAAATTTTAAATGTGTTAATCAAACAAAAGCAATCCTAATTTATGAGCCAACTATTGAATGTATATGCTCCTTTTTCCAATGAATTATTGAAGGCTATTCCTTTCCATACGGAGGCGGATGTAGAGCGGGCATTGGAAAAGGCCTATGATCTTTTTCAGAACAGAAGCAACTGGATTCCAGCGCATCAACGCATAGCATTGCTAGAAAAGGTACAAGAACGCATGCTCGACTCTGTGGAGGAGCTGACCAAGCTGGCTGCATCAGAAGGGGGCAAACCCTATCAGGACTCCAAAGTAGAAGTACTAAGAGCCATCAATGGGGTGAAAATTGCGTCTCAGGAAATCGGTCGATTGACAGGAACTCAAATCCCTATGGGTTTGACCCCATCTTCAACCAATCGATTGGCTTGGACGATGCGTGAACCTATCGGCGTGGTAGCCTCCATTTCTGCTTTCAATCATCCGCTCAACCTGATTGTGCATCAAACGATTACAGCCTTTGCCGCAGGCTGTCCGGTAATTGTCAAACCCGCAAGTACTACTCCCCTCTCCTGTTTGCGATTGTTGGAAATCCTGCAAGAGGCAGGGATTCCTGGGGGTTGGATTCAGGGATTGATATTGGAAAATGACTTATCTGAGAAACTAGTAACCGATCCTCGGGTAAACTATCTATCCTTCATTGGTTCTGCCAAAGTAGGCTGGTATTTGAAATCCAAAATCGCTCCCGGTACACGCATTGCCCTGGAACATGGTGGTACAGCTCCTGTGATTGTGGCAGAGGATGCCAACATTTCTGAGTTGATCGCTCCATTATCCAAGGGAGGTTTTTATCATGCCGGACAGGTTTGTGTCTCGGTACAAAAAATATTTGCACACGAAGGCATAGCTCGGGCGCTGGCAGAAGCCCTAGCTAAAGAAGCTGCTACACTTCAAGTAGGTGATCCTTTGGATGAAAAAACAGCCGTAGGTCCCTTGATTGAGCCCAAAGAAGTCACGCGTGTTGACGCTTGGGTTCAGGAGGCTATTGCAGAAGGAGCTGAATTATTGGTTGGAGGGAAACAATTACCTCATAACTGTTATGCTCCTACGGTACTCTGGAACCCTTCTGTGGACTCTAAAGTGACTAAAGAGGAAATATTTGGCCCAGTGATTTGCATTTATCCTTACAAGGATCGCGAGCAAGCCATTCAACAGGCCAATGCTGTTCCTTATCACTTTCAGGCCGCTGTTTTTACCAAAAATCTGGATATTGCTTTTGATACGGTACAAAAACTCAATGCAAATGCAGTGATGGTCAATGATCACACCGCTTTCCGAGTGGATTGGATGCCTTTTGGTGGCAGAGATCAATCAGGAGAAGGTATGGGAGGAATCCCCTACAGCATGCATGAGATGACCCGAACCAAACTGTTGGTATTTAAAAGCGACTTTATATCCTGATGCATGAATAGAATCCTGACCTTAATTGTGGTGGCCCAATTCTTGGCCACCTCGTTATGGTTTGCCGGCAATGCGGTCATTGTTGAACTGAGTGCAGCTCGCTCCTTTCCAGCAGATTTTATTGGACATTTGACATCTTCTGTACAGCTGGGATTCATCTGCGGTACTTTGGCCTTTGCCATCTTCATGATCTCTGATAGGTTTTCTCCATCCAAAGTTTTTTTGTTTTCCGCCCTTTTTGCCGCCCTATTGAACGCCTGTGTGGCTTTTTTTGAAATTGGTTTATGGGCAGTATTGAGCTTGCGCTTTTCTACCGGTTTTTTTTTGGCAGGTATCTATCCTGTGGGGATGAAAATTGCCTCTGACTATTTTGATAAAGGATTGGGAAAATCGTTGGGCTTATTAGTCGGAGCCTTGGTTTTGGGTACGGCCTTTCCTCATTTACTCCGCAGTTTATTGCAAGAATTTCCTTGGCAATGGGTGCTGTATACTTCTTCTGCCTTTGCTGTTTTGGGAGGGTTGTTGATTGGCTTGAGAGTTCCAGATGGCCCCTATCGCAAAGCCTCCTCGGCAATTGATTTTAAGATACTATTTAAACTATTCCAAGTACCAAATTTCCGAGCTGCAGCTATGGGTTATTTTGGTCACATGTGGGAATTATATACCTTTTGGGCATTCATTCCTATGATGCTTACAGCTTATATCGTCAAGCATCAGACGACAGCAGACATTTCTTTTATAAGTTTTGCGGTTATCGGTATTGGCGGGCTATCCTGCGCCGCTGCTGGTTTATTTTCCAACGTTATCCATCCCAAAAAAATCGCCCAACTAGCACTCGCCTGTTCAGGAATCTGTTGCTTGCTGTCTCCCTTTTTCTTCTTTCAAAGTTCCTTACCAATCTTGATTGTATTTTTACTGATCTGGGGAATAGCTGTCACAGCAGACTCTCCTATGTTTTCTACCTTGGTAGCACAATCAGCTCCTGCTGCGTCCAAGGGCACTGCTCTAACCATTGTCAACAGTCTAGGTTTTGGTATAACGGTCATCAGTTTACAACTCACACAGCTTTTAGCCTTGCATATCACAGGAATTTACTGGCTGCTTTTATTGGGCTTAGGCCCTGTAATTGGACTTATGACCTTTTCATCATTTAGGAAATAAGGCAATCAACATTTTGAATAATGATTCAAACCCACCCTTCATCCAAGCCTTATTTGTGGAAGGTAACCCGATGGTGATATAAATCATTTTTTTATTTTCAAGATTGGTGTAAATTGAAATTCTATCACCAATGAAGCGGACAATAACTAGTTTTCGCCAATAGTATCATGAGCAATCCAGCATCTTACACCACCCAAGAATCGTTAACAATCATTGCCATAGGAGCATCCGCAGGTGGGCTTGAGGCTTTGCAGGATTTTTTATCTAACCTCCCTATTTTAGAGAAAAGCGCCATCATTGTCGCACAGCACCTCAGCCCCACACATAAAAGTATGCTTGTGCATTTACTGAGCAAGGAAACATTGCTGACCGTAGAAGAGGCAAAATCCGGCTTAAAATTAGTACCAAACAAGGTGTACATCACTCCTCCCGACAAAGAGATCACGATCTCTAGAGAGTTAAAGATCATATTACAAAAACCAAGTTTCCCAATTGGTCCAAAACCATCTGTGGATGTACTTTTTGATTCTTTGAAAAATATCCCCTTAGAAAACCCTGTGGTAGGGATTATCTTATCTGGAACTGGTTCAGATGGTGCCAAAGGCATCCAAGCCCTCAAAAGCAGGCATAGCTTTGTCATGGCACAAAACCCAGAAACAGCCAAATATGATGGAATGCCTAGTTCTGCCATCAACACAGAATTGGTAGATGCAGTGGTTGAAACAGCTGAAATGGGTCCATTGATCAGGCAATTTGTGCAACAACCCAACGATATTCCCAAAAAGGTAGAAATAGAAGAGATCAAGGCGGACCAAAACTCCATTTCAAAAATATTGAAATTACTCGGAAAACGGACCGGAACAGATTTTTCCAACTACAAATCAGCGACCATTTCAAGAAGATTGGAAAAGCGCATGAGTATTCTCAAGATACATGAGATGGATGATTACTTAGCACTTGTGGAGAAGCAACCCCATGAACTCGATGAAATGTTTAACATGATTTTAATCGGTGTTACCACATTTTTCAGAGATACTGATGCCTTTGAAGCACTCGAGATGCAGTTACGGGAAAAACTAGCATCAAAAAAACCCAAAGACTTTATCAGAATCTGGGTACCGGGTTGCTCTACCGGGGAAGAGGCCTATTCCTTGGCTATTATTCTTGCCAAGATTCTTCAGAATAAAATGCATTTATACAATATTCAGATATTTGCAACAGACATAGATGATCGGGCCATAACCATTGCCCGTAGAGGTATTTATTCGGAAGAATCTATCAAGCCCATCCCCCAAGAATTACAGGAACGCTATTTTGTAAGAAAGGGCAAAGAATTTGAGCTAGTAAAAGCCATCCGGGCCATGGTCTTGTTTTCCAAGCACGATGTAATCAATAATCCTCCTTTTCTCAAATTAGATCTTATTTCCTGCAGAAATTTATTGATTTATTTCAACAACGTACTGCAGCAACAGGTCATGCCGATTTTTCACTATTCCTTAAACCCCGAGGGAGTGCTATTTTTAGGTAAATCAGAAACTATAGGGCAGTTTACGGATCTTTTTGGAACCATCGATGCTAAAAATAAGATTTTCAAGCGCAAACGGGGGGGAAACATTCGCCAGGTGAAATTTGCTACTTTCAAAGCTAACTTGCAAGAGCGCCCCAGAGAAACAACCATCATTGGAAAAAAACCCGTTTCCATTGCTGAAGCTATTCGAGAAACCATATTTAAGACTTTTGAATACCCCTATGTAGTCATTAATGAGTCCTACGATATCCAAGAAGTCAATGGTGATGTACGGCTTTTTATGTCCCTAACCTCTGGTAGCATTCAGGTGAATCTTTTAAAAATGGTGAATCCAGAGCTCCAAATTGAATTAAGGGCTGTGCTAGCCAAAGCATTTAAAGAAAAAAGTTCCTTCAGTAGCAAAATCAAAAAATTCAACCTATTCGGAAAAGATCATTTTGTGCGCTTGCTGGTACAGCCACTGATCAATGCGGAAATTTACGAAGACCTTTACCTTATTATTTTTCAAAAGCTCGAAATTGAGGAGTTTATTCAGAATACATCTCTTTCTGATGAGCAATCGCTGATCAGTGCACGGATCATTGAATTAGAACACGAGCTTACCGCTACCAAAGAGCATTTGCAAACATACATTGAGGAAATAGAAACAGCCAATGAGGAACTGCAATCGCTCAATGAAGAAATGCAAAGCACCAATGAGGAATTGCAATCCAGTAATGAAGAACTTGAAACAAGTAACGAAGAGTTGCAAAGTACAAACGAAGAAGTACACATCGCTTATGGAGAGTTAAAAGTTGCCCATGAAGAACTAGAGACGAAGGAACTTTTGTTGATGGAATCCCAAGCTAACGCCCGTGCACTCCTAAGCAATAATCAGCAAGGATTGGTTTTATTGGATCCTTCCTATCGGGTGCTCAAATTCAATAAAAAAGCGGTCGAATTAGTAAACTTATTTAAAAAGAAAAAAATCAATGTATCCGATAGTTTTTTTGATTTTTTACCTACCGGGCAGGTGGAATCCTTTTTGGAATCTTTCAATGCATGCCTTCAAGGTAAAATCATTCAAAAAGAAAAATCAATTAAAGATGTCAATGGAATAGTTCGGAGCTTCTCTTTCAATATGACTCCGGTTTTTTTAAATGAAAACGAGGTTAAAGGTATTTCCATAGGTATCCTCGAAACTACGGAACTTTTACAAGCACTTTCAGAGCTCAGCGCTTCCGAAAAACTCATCAATGCGGTCTTTAACGCATCGACAACTGGAATCTGCATTACAGATGCTAAGGGTCGATTTGTGGATATCAACAATGCCTATTGTGAAATTTATGGATATAGCCGTGAGGAGCTAATTGGCCAAAATTTCACCATGGTAGTTCCTCCACGCTTGAGATCTTTCATGGAAAAGATGCATGATGACTTCATAGAAAATGGAAAAGAGATACCTGGAGAATTTGAGGTGATCAACAAAAAAGGGCAACTGATTAAAGTGGCAACTTCGGCTGACTTACTTGTGCAACCCAATGGCGAGCGTTTCAAAGTAACCTCGGTAAGAGATGTCACCCAAGAAAAAAACCTCCACCTGTTAGTGGATGACGCTTTACAAATGTCACAACTTGGAGCTTGGGAAGCGCATGTGGAAACTGGGCAGCTGCAGGTCACCCGCTTATTCCATGAAATCCTCGCATTCCCCAAAAACAAGGAATTAAACTTCATGGATTTCATTCAATTTTTTAAATCTTATCATGAGCAAAATAAACTCGTAGCCATGTACGAGCAATGCGTCAAAAAGGGCGACCCTTTTGATTTTGATGGTCAAATCAGCAGTGCTGACCATGAAGATAAATGGATTCGAATCATTGGCAGGGCTGAGCGATCGGATGAGAGGACGATTCGTGTCTATGGCTCTATTCAGGACATTACCACATCTAAATTATTGGAGCTTCAAGTAACAAGCATCAATAAAAATATGCCAGGTGCACTGATACGTTACAGTATGCTTCCTTCAGGGGAAAGAAAAATTCTCTATTTATCTGAAGGAGCTTCTAAATTATGGGAAATCCATGCAGAGGAAATCTTACAAAATAACGATTTATTATGGCATCAACTGGACCCGACTGAAGCACAAAAAATAGAAGACAGTTTCGTACAGTCTGCTAAAGATATGAGCAAATGGTCGGAAACATGGACGTTTGTCCGTAGAAGTGGTGAGGTAACATGGCAAAAAGGAACCGGTTATCCTTTTCAAGATGAGAATGGGAATGTTATATGGGACATTGTAATCCTAGATGTCACAGAGGAAGTAATTGCTAAACGAGCACTGGAAGAAACAGAAAAAAGATTTGAATTTTTATTTGACCAAGTAGAAAGTTTATCTGTTCAAGGATATGACACAGACGGTAAGGTTCGGTTTTGGAACAAGGCATCGGAAAAAATCTACGGATATACCAAGGAAGAAGCCTTGGGCAAATACTTATGGGACTTGATAATTCCAGAGGAAGCAATCCCACAAGTCAAAAATGACGTTTATCAGATGATAAAATCAGGAACCCCGACAGCTGCCGAAGAATTAATCCTGCAAACAAAAACAGGCAAGCTCATCAATGTATACTCTAACCATACGATCATTCAAATACCTGGAAAAGAGCCAGAACTATTTTGCATTGATATTAACTTGACGGAGCAGAAAATTGCTGAGCAAAAGCTCAAAGAAAGTGAAAAGCTTTTGAATGAAGCCCAAAAAATAGCAAAAATCGGTAATTGGAACTTTGATTTTATGGATGATACCCTGACTTGGTCAGATGCTTTGTACGAGGTGTTTGATGTGGATAAAAGCACATTTTTAGAAACGCATGGTTCATTCTTAAGTTTGATTGATGAGGAGTATAAAGCTGTTGTTGCTGAAACCAGTAAGCGAACCCAAGAAACGGGAGAGCCATTTAATATTCAATACGCAATCACTACTCCTAAAGGAGAAAAAAGAATTATTGAAGAATTCGGGTATTCAGAAAAAAATGAAAAGGGTGAAATCATCAGGCTTTTCGGAACAGCCCAAGATATTACCGAAAAATCAATCTATGAAAACACCTTACGATTGGCCAACCAACGATACGAATACGTCACGAAGGCTACCACGGATATCATATTTGATTTTGAAATATCTAGTAATAAGGTAAGCTTTGGTACAAATGTTGAAAAAATTATAGGCCCAATAAGTAAAGAACAAGCCATATCTTGTGATGCTCGAGAATTCTCGCAACGGTTCAAAGATGCAGATCATATGATCAGTCAAATCCAGACAACCCTGAATGACCCTTCTATTATTACTTGGTCCACTGAACAAATGATTCAAACGTATGAGGGCACCTATCTCACCTTCCTCAACAAGTCGTTTATTCTCCGCGATTCCCAAGGAAAAGCCTATCGGGTAATTGGTGCTTTGCAGGATATTAGTCAACAGAAAGATGCTGAAAATAAAAAAATAATCATTTCAGAAATCAGGGATATTTTTAATTCTAAGGTTCAGATCCATGAAAGCCTTGAAAAAGTATTAGAACTAATTTGTAGCCAAATCGACCTTGATCTAGGAGAATTGTGGACTACTAATATCGATGGGAGTTTGATGAATATCATCGCAAGATATGCTAGTACGGATGAGATCAATGAATTCCATGAGGCTTCTAAATCCTATACCTCTTTTAAAAAAGGAGAAGGGTTTGCGGGCAATGTTTGGAAAGATAACAAAATTCAAATATGGACCAATATTCAAGACAACAAGCTTTTTAAGCGGAGGGAATTTGCAAAAAAAGCAGGATTGAATACCGTATTAGGTATTCCGCTGACGATTAACCAAGAGGTTATTGGAGTTTTGATATTTGGTAGCTCTCAACAAAGTGAAACCAACCTCAACTATCTAAGACTGCTTCTCCAAGACTTAGAATCTTCCCTCAGCTCTGAATTGTTACGTAAAAAAATCGAACTAGAACTGAAGGAGATTTTTGAAGCAAGTCCTGATATCCTATGTATAACTGGTTATGATGGATACTTTAAGAAAATAAATCCCTCGGCTACAAGATTGTTAGGCTACACAGAACAAGAATTGCTTTCACGACCATTTATAGAGTTTACGCATCCTGAAGACCAAAACAAAACATCGACTGAACTCAGCACGATCGTTGATGGCAAAGAAACCATGTATTTTGAGAACAGGTACATTACCAAGAGCGGTCAGATAATCTGGCTTTCTTGGACTTCGAGAGCCAATCCAATAGAACAAACAATTTATGCGGTAGCTAAAAATATAACCAAACAAAAAAAATTACAACAAACACTTGATTCTGCATCAGAACTCGCAAAAATAGGTGGTTGGGAAATGGATGTGCAAACAAGTGAAATTCAGTGGACAAGTACTGCAAAAATGATCTTCGAATATCCTGAAGACATTGTACTCGAACCTGAAATGATTATAGCAAGATTTCCTGAACCCTATCAATCCGAGATTAGAGTTTTATTGGACCAATGCCTCACCAAAGGAATCCCCTATGAAGTTGAGTCAAAAATAATTACCGATTCAGGGAAAGAAAAATGGATTCGTACGATTGCAAAGATGGAATATGAATTTGAAAAACCATCAAAGGTTGTTGGGAGTGTGCAAGACGTCACTACCATCAAAAATTTTGAAGAATCTTTGAAGCTTTTGAATAAGGATCTTCAAATACAATCCAAAAAACTTGCTATTTCTAATGCTGATTTGGAACAGTTTGCCTACATAGCGTCCCATGATTTGCAGGAACCGTTACGAATGGTTTCCAACTTTATGTCCTTATTGGAAAGAAAATATGGAGGGCAATTGGATGATAAAGCCAAGGAGTATATTGACT encodes:
- a CDS encoding acetolactate synthase large subunit, which encodes MKASDLFVKSLENEGVEYIFAVPGEENLDLLQSIKNSSIRLILTRHEQGAGFMAATYGRLTGKPGVCMATLGPGATNLVTPAAFAQLGGMPLLLITGQKPIKKSKQARFQIIDVVDMMRPITKFTKSITHAHNIPSLVRESFRIAVTEKPGAVHLELPEDVARETSDEALFTPERIASAVASKSALQKAVEMIEAAKAPLVLIGAGANRKQNCEALANFIDHTGFYFFTTQMGKGVIDERHPHYLGTAALSSDDFLHQGIEQADLIINIGHDIIEKPPFFMKVGGKKVIHINYHPSEIDAVYFPQLNVVGDIFESVSMLSELLQPKERSSSTHFKEVKENVSKHLSKYLADTRFPMLPQRLVHLLRQNLNEQDVVSLDNGIYKLWFARNYPAYQHNTLLLDNALATMGAGLPSAMAVNLLYPERTSVAVVGDGGFMMNSQELETAVRLSLNLIVIILNDEAYGMIKWKQEDLGLDDFGLDYKNPDFVKYAESYGAKGYRATSDNHFQEILNSCLQSKGVQVIDLPVDYSLNHEILNVLIKQKQS
- a CDS encoding aldehyde dehydrogenase family protein gives rise to the protein MSQLLNVYAPFSNELLKAIPFHTEADVERALEKAYDLFQNRSNWIPAHQRIALLEKVQERMLDSVEELTKLAASEGGKPYQDSKVEVLRAINGVKIASQEIGRLTGTQIPMGLTPSSTNRLAWTMREPIGVVASISAFNHPLNLIVHQTITAFAAGCPVIVKPASTTPLSCLRLLEILQEAGIPGGWIQGLILENDLSEKLVTDPRVNYLSFIGSAKVGWYLKSKIAPGTRIALEHGGTAPVIVAEDANISELIAPLSKGGFYHAGQVCVSVQKIFAHEGIARALAEALAKEAATLQVGDPLDEKTAVGPLIEPKEVTRVDAWVQEAIAEGAELLVGGKQLPHNCYAPTVLWNPSVDSKVTKEEIFGPVICIYPYKDREQAIQQANAVPYHFQAAVFTKNLDIAFDTVQKLNANAVMVNDHTAFRVDWMPFGGRDQSGEGMGGIPYSMHEMTRTKLLVFKSDFIS
- a CDS encoding MFS transporter, with product MNRILTLIVVAQFLATSLWFAGNAVIVELSAARSFPADFIGHLTSSVQLGFICGTLAFAIFMISDRFSPSKVFLFSALFAALLNACVAFFEIGLWAVLSLRFSTGFFLAGIYPVGMKIASDYFDKGLGKSLGLLVGALVLGTAFPHLLRSLLQEFPWQWVLYTSSAFAVLGGLLIGLRVPDGPYRKASSAIDFKILFKLFQVPNFRAAAMGYFGHMWELYTFWAFIPMMLTAYIVKHQTTADISFISFAVIGIGGLSCAAAGLFSNVIHPKKIAQLALACSGICCLLSPFFFFQSSLPILIVFLLIWGIAVTADSPMFSTLVAQSAPAASKGTALTIVNSLGFGITVISLQLTQLLALHITGIYWLLLLGLGPVIGLMTFSSFRK
- a CDS encoding PAS domain S-box protein; its protein translation is MSNPASYTTQESLTIIAIGASAGGLEALQDFLSNLPILEKSAIIVAQHLSPTHKSMLVHLLSKETLLTVEEAKSGLKLVPNKVYITPPDKEITISRELKIILQKPSFPIGPKPSVDVLFDSLKNIPLENPVVGIILSGTGSDGAKGIQALKSRHSFVMAQNPETAKYDGMPSSAINTELVDAVVETAEMGPLIRQFVQQPNDIPKKVEIEEIKADQNSISKILKLLGKRTGTDFSNYKSATISRRLEKRMSILKIHEMDDYLALVEKQPHELDEMFNMILIGVTTFFRDTDAFEALEMQLREKLASKKPKDFIRIWVPGCSTGEEAYSLAIILAKILQNKMHLYNIQIFATDIDDRAITIARRGIYSEESIKPIPQELQERYFVRKGKEFELVKAIRAMVLFSKHDVINNPPFLKLDLISCRNLLIYFNNVLQQQVMPIFHYSLNPEGVLFLGKSETIGQFTDLFGTIDAKNKIFKRKRGGNIRQVKFATFKANLQERPRETTIIGKKPVSIAEAIRETIFKTFEYPYVVINESYDIQEVNGDVRLFMSLTSGSIQVNLLKMVNPELQIELRAVLAKAFKEKSSFSSKIKKFNLFGKDHFVRLLVQPLINAEIYEDLYLIIFQKLEIEEFIQNTSLSDEQSLISARIIELEHELTATKEHLQTYIEEIETANEELQSLNEEMQSTNEELQSSNEELETSNEELQSTNEEVHIAYGELKVAHEELETKELLLMESQANARALLSNNQQGLVLLDPSYRVLKFNKKAVELVNLFKKKKINVSDSFFDFLPTGQVESFLESFNACLQGKIIQKEKSIKDVNGIVRSFSFNMTPVFLNENEVKGISIGILETTELLQALSELSASEKLINAVFNASTTGICITDAKGRFVDINNAYCEIYGYSREELIGQNFTMVVPPRLRSFMEKMHDDFIENGKEIPGEFEVINKKGQLIKVATSADLLVQPNGERFKVTSVRDVTQEKNLHLLVDDALQMSQLGAWEAHVETGQLQVTRLFHEILAFPKNKELNFMDFIQFFKSYHEQNKLVAMYEQCVKKGDPFDFDGQISSADHEDKWIRIIGRAERSDERTIRVYGSIQDITTSKLLELQVTSINKNMPGALIRYSMLPSGERKILYLSEGASKLWEIHAEEILQNNDLLWHQLDPTEAQKIEDSFVQSAKDMSKWSETWTFVRRSGEVTWQKGTGYPFQDENGNVIWDIVILDVTEEVIAKRALEETEKRFEFLFDQVESLSVQGYDTDGKVRFWNKASEKIYGYTKEEALGKYLWDLIIPEEAIPQVKNDVYQMIKSGTPTAAEELILQTKTGKLINVYSNHTIIQIPGKEPELFCIDINLTEQKIAEQKLKESEKLLNEAQKIAKIGNWNFDFMDDTLTWSDALYEVFDVDKSTFLETHGSFLSLIDEEYKAVVAETSKRTQETGEPFNIQYAITTPKGEKRIIEEFGYSEKNEKGEIIRLFGTAQDITEKSIYENTLRLANQRYEYVTKATTDIIFDFEISSNKVSFGTNVEKIIGPISKEQAISCDAREFSQRFKDADHMISQIQTTLNDPSIITWSTEQMIQTYEGTYLTFLNKSFILRDSQGKAYRVIGALQDISQQKDAENKKIIISEIRDIFNSKVQIHESLEKVLELICSQIDLDLGELWTTNIDGSLMNIIARYASTDEINEFHEASKSYTSFKKGEGFAGNVWKDNKIQIWTNIQDNKLFKRREFAKKAGLNTVLGIPLTINQEVIGVLIFGSSQQSETNLNYLRLLLQDLESSLSSELLRKKIELELKEIFEASPDILCITGYDGYFKKINPSATRLLGYTEQELLSRPFIEFTHPEDQNKTSTELSTIVDGKETMYFENRYITKSGQIIWLSWTSRANPIEQTIYAVAKNITKQKKLQQTLDSASELAKIGGWEMDVQTSEIQWTSTAKMIFEYPEDIVLEPEMIIARFPEPYQSEIRVLLDQCLTKGIPYEVESKIITDSGKEKWIRTIAKMEYEFEKPSKVVGSVQDVTTIKNFEESLKLLNKDLQIQSKKLAISNADLEQFAYIASHDLQEPLRMVSNFMSLLERKYGGQLDDKAKEYIDYAVNGAKKMRTIITDLLEFSRAGHYPEELEQVDINKVVADVLEMQNKLIEETEPTIEIQQLPTVSTLRLPMIQVFQNLINNSLKYAHAERHLKIRIAAEEKPKEWVFSVQDNGQGIPLEYLDKIFIIFQRANQTNGKSGSGLGLAIVKKILEKFDGRIWVESTMNEGSTFFFTIPK